A region from the Pseudomonas promysalinigenes genome encodes:
- a CDS encoding helix-turn-helix domain-containing protein, producing the protein MNTSPRPSIADQAAARVVREARVAAGLSQEALAEAAGLHRTYISLLERSRRSPSLCTLDAIGRALCFEPSKIYRLITDALEHIE; encoded by the coding sequence ATGAACACATCCCCCCGTCCTTCCATCGCCGACCAAGCAGCCGCGAGAGTGGTTCGAGAGGCGCGAGTTGCAGCCGGCCTCTCTCAAGAGGCGCTTGCAGAAGCTGCAGGTCTTCATCGGACCTACATTAGCTTACTCGAACGATCTCGGCGATCTCCTTCTTTATGCACTTTAGATGCTATTGGTCGTGCCCTCTGTTTTGAACCCTCAAAAATCTATCGCCTTATTACGGATGCCCTTGAGCACATTGAGTGA